The proteins below come from a single Methanolobus chelungpuianus genomic window:
- the hisI gene encoding phosphoribosyl-AMP cyclohydrolase — MINIDDLKYENRLIQAIAQDHITKEVLMCAFMNKEALRKTLETGIVHYWSRSRGKLWKKGESSGHMQQVKEIFIDCDMDAVLIMVEQEGGACHTGYRSCFYRNMEGEVTGRKVFDPEDVY, encoded by the coding sequence ATGATAAACATAGACGACCTAAAATACGAGAACAGGCTCATTCAGGCAATCGCACAGGATCATATCACCAAGGAAGTGCTCATGTGCGCTTTCATGAACAAGGAAGCACTCCGGAAGACGCTGGAGACGGGGATCGTGCACTACTGGAGCAGGAGCAGGGGCAAGCTCTGGAAAAAAGGAGAGAGCTCAGGCCATATGCAGCAGGTAAAGGAGATATTCATAGACTGTGACATGGACGCAGTCCTTATCATGGTGGAGCAGGAAGGAGGAGCATGCCACACGGGATACAGGTCATGTTTCTATCGTAACATGGAAGGGGAAGTGACCGGCAGGAAGGTCTTTGACCCGGAGGACGTTTACTGA
- a CDS encoding RAD55 family ATPase codes for MDFSFEGNGGYRVPTGIGGLDIQLGGGVPTGTTILVLAEPGANADLFARQFVQGGLFNDEDVYYFSSEHPVQEIISDMQDMKLDVRKYIDSGSLELIDAYGPRFYNVLPKEFTSTISAKDFLKKGTDSMNMLKGTVVQKRANKYRGVIDSISYFLRSYPLNNVVEAIEVMSSVGKATGAIQLILMTSGMHDPITENNLRHICDGVIELRLREHGSEIERTIMIRKMRGMLVPNRTIPYVVTARGIELETTTRVL; via the coding sequence ATGGATTTCAGTTTTGAAGGCAATGGTGGCTATCGTGTCCCTACAGGCATAGGGGGCCTGGACATTCAGCTGGGAGGAGGTGTGCCTACCGGGACGACAATCCTTGTGCTTGCCGAGCCGGGAGCCAATGCCGATCTCTTTGCCAGGCAGTTCGTCCAGGGAGGGCTCTTCAATGACGAAGATGTTTATTATTTCTCATCGGAACACCCGGTACAGGAGATAATTTCCGATATGCAGGACATGAAACTGGACGTCCGGAAGTACATCGACAGCGGCTCACTGGAATTGATTGATGCCTACGGTCCCCGCTTCTACAATGTCCTTCCAAAGGAGTTCACAAGTACGATCTCGGCAAAGGATTTCTTAAAAAAGGGCACGGACTCCATGAACATGCTCAAGGGCACTGTGGTGCAGAAAAGAGCCAATAAGTACCGCGGAGTGATCGACTCCATATCCTACTTCCTGCGCTCGTATCCGCTGAACAACGTAGTTGAAGCCATAGAGGTGATGTCATCAGTGGGAAAGGCAACGGGAGCCATCCAGCTGATACTGATGACCAGCGGCATGCACGATCCTATCACTGAGAACAACCTGAGGCATATATGCGACGGTGTCATAGAACTCCGGCTGAGGGAGCATGGCAGCGAGATCGAGCGTACGATCATGATAAGGAAGATGCGTGGCATGCTGGTTCCCAACAGGACAATTCCTTATGTGGTTACAGCAAGAGGAATTGAGCTTGAAACTACCACAAGAGTACTTTGA
- a CDS encoding HesB/IscA family protein, with translation MVEVSEKAASELKSLLQEQDKQDYSLRIFIAGMSCCGVQYGMSLDNDISEDEDIVEEKNGLKIVINKNDVEGLSAATIDYVEGPQGKGFIIDNASSAGSCGPCGGGCH, from the coding sequence ATGGTAGAAGTAAGCGAGAAGGCAGCATCAGAATTGAAATCCCTGCTTCAGGAGCAGGACAAACAGGATTATTCTTTGAGGATATTCATCGCAGGCATGAGCTGTTGCGGTGTCCAGTACGGAATGTCACTGGACAATGATATCAGCGAGGATGAAGACATTGTGGAAGAGAAGAACGGGCTGAAGATCGTTATTAACAAGAACGATGTAGAGGGCCTTTCCGCAGCAACCATTGACTACGTTGAAGGACCCCAGGGTAAAGGTTTTATCATTGATAATGCCTCTTCAGCAGGTTCATGTGGTCCGTGCGGCGGTGGCTGCCACTAA
- a CDS encoding nascent polypeptide-associated complex protein, whose amino-acid sequence MLPGIGGRGMNPAKVKQMMKQMGINVNEINDVQQVIIRTPDKDIVFNDASVSVMTAQGVDTYQIVGTPEEIAREVEIPEDDVRLVAEQTGVPAEKARQALKDANGDLAEAILALSS is encoded by the coding sequence ATGCTTCCGGGAATTGGCGGCAGGGGAATGAACCCTGCAAAAGTCAAACAGATGATGAAACAGATGGGTATAAACGTTAATGAGATCAACGATGTACAGCAAGTGATAATCAGGACTCCTGATAAGGATATCGTGTTCAATGATGCAAGCGTTTCTGTGATGACCGCCCAGGGTGTTGACACCTACCAGATAGTGGGCACCCCGGAAGAGATCGCCAGAGAAGTTGAGATTCCCGAAGATGATGTGAGGCTGGTGGCGGAGCAGACCGGAGTTCCGGCTGAGAAGGCAAGGCAGGCACTTAAGGATGCCAATGGCGATCTTGCAGAAGCTATACTGGCTCTCTCATCTTAA
- the acs gene encoding acetate--CoA ligase, with amino-acid sequence MSENFDVKLDGKSYLPDPSVKESSWIQDYETAYNDFLKDPEGHWANIAEELDWFRKWDRVKEWEHPYAKWFTNAKTNITYNCLDRHIFNGKRNKVAIIWVGDDGKEEVITYRQLYREVMRFANGLKSLGVVKGDRVCIYMPLVPEQIIAMLACARIGAVHSVVFGGFGSNALHSRIKDAQAKIVVTADAAIRRGKRLDLKTLVDKAVVNASCVEKIVVLRRMSPPMELFSEIEVDFNEILDKEDKECEPEVMDSEDPLFILYTSGTTGPAKGIVHTCGGYMVGTYYTSKYMLDLKESDVMWCTADPGWITGHSYIVYGPLSVGATILITEATPDYPNPGIWWSMIEEFDVTVFYTAPTAIRMFMRQGEEWPQKYNLDCLRILGSVGEPLNPEAFEWYYRVIGKGKCPILDTWWQTETGMHMITTAVGEPMKPGFAGRPVPGIIADVVDENGQPVPPGTGGLLVIKEPWPSMMRTVYGNDERYRQYWSTIGNYYTAGDLAVKDEDGYIMILGRSDDVLIVAGHNIGSAEVESALVSHEAVAEAAVIGKPDPLKGDSIKAFIILRVGYKASDKLKLDLVYHVRMNLGPIAIPSEIEFVESLPKTRSGKIMRRVLKARELGKDPGDLSTLEE; translated from the coding sequence ATGTCTGAAAATTTTGATGTAAAGCTGGACGGCAAGAGTTACCTTCCGGACCCTTCCGTAAAAGAGAGCTCATGGATACAGGATTATGAGACCGCTTATAACGATTTCCTGAAAGATCCTGAAGGACACTGGGCAAATATCGCTGAGGAACTTGACTGGTTCAGGAAATGGGACCGCGTGAAGGAGTGGGAGCACCCTTACGCTAAATGGTTCACCAATGCAAAAACAAATATCACCTACAATTGCCTCGACCGACATATCTTCAATGGCAAGAGGAACAAGGTAGCGATAATATGGGTCGGTGATGACGGCAAGGAAGAAGTGATCACATATCGCCAGCTTTACCGCGAAGTTATGAGATTTGCCAACGGCCTCAAGTCACTTGGTGTCGTTAAAGGTGACAGGGTATGCATCTACATGCCCCTTGTACCCGAGCAGATAATTGCCATGCTTGCATGCGCCCGTATTGGTGCTGTCCACAGCGTCGTATTCGGGGGCTTCGGATCCAATGCCCTGCATTCCAGGATCAAGGATGCCCAGGCAAAGATAGTGGTTACTGCGGATGCAGCCATCAGGCGCGGCAAGCGGCTCGACCTGAAGACCCTTGTTGACAAGGCTGTCGTAAATGCTTCATGTGTCGAGAAGATAGTTGTGCTCAGGAGGATGTCCCCTCCCATGGAACTTTTCTCTGAGATCGAGGTGGATTTCAACGAGATCCTGGACAAGGAGGATAAGGAGTGCGAGCCCGAGGTAATGGACTCGGAGGACCCGCTCTTCATCCTTTACACCAGCGGCACGACGGGGCCTGCCAAAGGTATTGTCCATACCTGCGGCGGCTATATGGTAGGGACCTACTACACCTCCAAGTACATGCTGGACTTAAAGGAGAGCGATGTCATGTGGTGCACGGCGGACCCCGGATGGATAACCGGACACAGCTACATCGTTTATGGCCCGCTCTCGGTGGGCGCTACCATACTGATAACGGAGGCAACCCCGGATTATCCGAACCCCGGCATCTGGTGGAGCATGATCGAGGAGTTCGATGTGACCGTGTTCTACACCGCTCCCACTGCCATCCGCATGTTCATGAGGCAGGGGGAGGAATGGCCGCAGAAGTATAATCTGGACTGTCTCAGGATACTGGGTTCGGTGGGCGAGCCCCTGAACCCCGAGGCTTTCGAATGGTACTACCGCGTCATAGGTAAGGGCAAGTGCCCCATCCTGGATACCTGGTGGCAGACGGAGACAGGCATGCATATGATAACCACCGCTGTGGGCGAGCCCATGAAGCCCGGGTTTGCAGGCCGCCCTGTCCCGGGCATTATTGCCGATGTGGTGGATGAGAACGGCCAGCCCGTGCCTCCCGGTACAGGCGGCCTCCTTGTTATCAAGGAACCCTGGCCTTCAATGATGAGGACGGTCTACGGCAACGACGAGCGATACAGGCAGTACTGGAGCACCATCGGTAACTACTACACGGCAGGCGACCTTGCAGTAAAGGACGAGGACGGCTATATCATGATACTTGGCCGCTCCGACGATGTGCTCATAGTTGCAGGCCACAATATAGGCAGTGCTGAAGTGGAAAGCGCCCTTGTGTCCCATGAGGCCGTGGCCGAGGCTGCGGTGATCGGCAAGCCCGACCCTCTCAAGGGAGATTCCATAAAAGCCTTCATCATACTGCGCGTTGGCTACAAGGCCAGCGATAAGCTCAAACTGGACCTTGTGTACCACGTCAGGATGAACCTGGGGCCTATTGCCATTCCCTCTGAGATCGAGTTCGTGGAATCCCTGCCCAAGACACGCAGCGGAAAGATCATGAGGAGGGTGCTCAAGGCCAGGGAGCTCGGGAAGGACCCGGGAGACCTCTCCACCTTGGAGGAGTGA
- a CDS encoding ribonuclease HI family protein, with amino-acid sequence MDQLNFDGSCDPNPGGRMGFGWVISWEGERKPTEGRKEKQGSPSNTNNVAEYTALREGIAHYLELGGKGPLRVCGDSKLVISQMSGKWKVNNRNLALIKEQTDSLIQSCGLKVTFRWVPREQNSIADRLAMPAGVQARAAERQFIACPEKSGTSPLETQIRELNAHPSPGFKSFAGLKVGGFDRFSRTGLDELREQAGKDASALAVKEFREDGRHQASALRWMLRGLAVDLAIRKVKTDIEIASRKTRGR; translated from the coding sequence ATGGACCAACTGAACTTTGATGGCTCCTGCGACCCGAATCCAGGAGGAAGGATGGGATTTGGATGGGTGATCAGCTGGGAGGGAGAGAGGAAACCCACCGAAGGAAGAAAAGAGAAGCAGGGCTCTCCCTCAAACACTAACAATGTAGCCGAGTACACTGCACTCAGGGAGGGGATAGCACATTATCTTGAGCTGGGCGGTAAGGGCCCTCTCCGGGTCTGCGGGGACAGCAAGCTTGTCATCAGCCAGATGTCGGGCAAATGGAAAGTGAACAACCGGAACCTTGCGCTCATCAAAGAGCAGACAGATTCCTTAATTCAAAGCTGCGGGCTTAAGGTAACATTCAGGTGGGTTCCAAGGGAGCAGAACAGCATAGCCGACAGGCTGGCAATGCCGGCAGGAGTGCAAGCCAGAGCAGCCGAAAGGCAATTCATAGCATGCCCGGAGAAATCCGGTACGTCACCCCTGGAGACACAGATACGGGAACTGAATGCACACCCTTCTCCCGGATTCAAGTCCTTCGCAGGATTGAAAGTGGGAGGATTTGACCGCTTTTCCAGGACGGGACTGGACGAGCTTAGAGAGCAGGCAGGTAAAGATGCAAGTGCTCTTGCCGTGAAAGAGTTCAGGGAGGATGGGCGGCACCAGGCCTCCGCCTTAAGATGGATGCTCCGGGGACTTGCTGTTGACCTTGCAATCCGGAAAGTTAAGACCGATATCGAGATAGCCAGCAGGAAGACGAGAGGAAGATAA
- a CDS encoding nicotinate-nucleotide pyrophosphorylase gives MVDFFDLYLSEDCPYGDETTELLGISGKGRLRIMSREHGVAACMDDLGDVYRRNGLEIVSSLSNGAEFNAHDVIFEAQGDLPALFRLWRVSQTFLSLVCAIASSTRFSVELAHKVNPDLIIATSRKTHPGFRKYELKAVKTGGGQHHRNSLSDSVLISPNHLNIVEDIGRLRSTRKIEIEPRTREEAFRYAQLADVLLLDHFGPEELGSLVPELRSLNPGLEVAAGGIDLKLVAEYAKYVDIIVTSELYYSKPLDITAKIKKL, from the coding sequence ATGGTTGACTTTTTTGATCTCTATTTATCGGAGGATTGTCCATACGGCGACGAGACAACAGAGCTCCTGGGCATAAGCGGCAAGGGGAGGCTGCGTATCATGTCGCGGGAGCATGGTGTGGCTGCCTGCATGGACGATCTTGGCGATGTATACCGGAGGAACGGGCTGGAAATCGTCAGCAGCCTCAGCAATGGTGCCGAGTTCAATGCACACGATGTCATATTCGAGGCCCAGGGCGACCTGCCTGCGCTTTTCAGGTTATGGAGGGTCTCACAGACATTCCTTTCACTGGTCTGCGCCATTGCTTCAAGCACCCGCTTCAGTGTCGAGCTGGCACATAAGGTCAATCCGGACCTGATAATAGCAACCAGCAGGAAAACTCATCCGGGTTTTCGTAAGTACGAGCTCAAGGCCGTAAAGACGGGAGGCGGCCAGCATCACCGCAACTCCCTGAGCGATTCAGTCCTTATCAGCCCGAACCATCTCAACATAGTGGAGGATATCGGCAGGCTGAGGTCCACCAGGAAGATAGAGATAGAACCGCGCACCAGGGAGGAGGCGTTCAGGTACGCACAGCTTGCGGATGTGCTGCTGCTTGACCATTTCGGCCCGGAGGAGCTGGGATCCCTTGTGCCTGAACTGCGCAGCCTCAATCCGGGGCTGGAGGTAGCTGCAGGCGGCATCGATCTTAAGCTGGTTGCGGAATATGCAAAGTATGTGGATATTATTGTGACAAGCGAGCTGTATTACTCAAAACCCCTGGATATTACCGCGAAGATAAAGAAATTATGA
- a CDS encoding thioredoxin family protein gives MSKPELLDFSATWCGPCKMQKPFLEKVKEELGDKVDVKVIDVDQNQALASKYGIQAVPTLIILKDGNPVKRFTGVTTAGVLIEELKKVL, from the coding sequence ATGAGCAAACCTGAACTATTGGATTTTAGTGCAACATGGTGCGGACCCTGTAAGATGCAGAAGCCCTTCCTTGAAAAAGTGAAGGAGGAGCTGGGGGATAAGGTTGATGTCAAAGTCATCGATGTGGATCAGAACCAGGCACTTGCGTCAAAGTATGGGATCCAGGCAGTTCCCACCCTTATCATTCTCAAGGACGGCAATCCTGTGAAGCGCTTCACTGGCGTTACCACTGCAGGTGTCCTTATCGAAGAACTGAAGAAAGTGCTTTAA
- a CDS encoding MBL fold metallo-hydrolase, with protein MVFRQKNTKGTLKPHLSVKFRSDEGKLVTFSIDTTRTPAKYPQPDAYLITHAHSDHHGMSAMLSDRAVCSDKTARALEIRHDRIYKGRTMKVGGSIDINGVRVTAYPNFHTVGSTSFYWENEVGTRILVTGDVKDASMLPECDVLITEANYGDPGDATCYFDDDLMGFRNVLQDNPCVAFGAYAFGKAQRTVELLRGLGYNGAIAMEEKSLALTRYLLEDAGDVIGLEESCGDAVCVVPPWDLDKLPVGMSKYVMTGRCDYRYPTIQISDHLDARGLTGMVQAMDPEFTLVYHPSGHRPGRFAAHLRGLGFNALSLDKVSNVLSNEFI; from the coding sequence ATGGTCTTCAGGCAGAAGAACACGAAAGGTACCTTGAAACCCCATCTTTCCGTAAAGTTCAGGTCCGATGAGGGAAAACTTGTCACTTTTTCCATAGACACCACCAGGACACCTGCAAAGTACCCGCAGCCGGATGCCTATCTTATTACCCATGCCCATTCTGACCACCATGGAATGTCTGCCATGCTCTCGGACCGCGCCGTATGTTCCGACAAGACCGCCCGCGCTCTGGAGATAAGGCACGACAGGATATATAAGGGCAGGACCATGAAGGTCGGCGGCTCCATTGACATTAACGGCGTCAGGGTCACAGCCTATCCTAATTTCCATACGGTGGGCTCCACATCCTTTTACTGGGAGAACGAGGTCGGTACGCGCATCCTGGTCACGGGGGATGTGAAAGACGCTTCCATGCTGCCGGAATGCGACGTGCTCATCACCGAGGCCAACTACGGGGACCCCGGAGATGCCACGTGCTATTTCGATGACGACCTGATGGGTTTCAGGAATGTCCTGCAGGACAATCCCTGTGTCGCTTTCGGGGCCTATGCTTTCGGTAAGGCCCAGAGGACCGTGGAATTGCTGAGGGGTCTCGGATATAACGGCGCCATAGCAATGGAAGAGAAGTCCCTTGCCCTGACCCGCTACCTGCTCGAGGACGCAGGCGACGTCATAGGACTGGAAGAGTCATGCGGCGATGCTGTATGTGTTGTGCCTCCATGGGATCTCGACAAGCTTCCCGTGGGAATGTCCAAGTACGTCATGACTGGCAGGTGCGACTACCGTTACCCGACCATACAGATAAGCGACCATCTGGATGCAAGGGGTCTCACCGGCATGGTGCAGGCCATGGACCCGGAGTTCACCCTGGTCTACCATCCTTCAGGGCACAGGCCGGGGAGGTTTGCAGCCCACCTGCGGGGACTTGGTTTTAATGCCCTCTCGCTTGACAAGGTCAGTAATGTGTTGAGCAATGAGTTTATCTAG
- a CDS encoding ribosome biogenesis/translation initiation ATPase RLI has product MRIAILNKDRCQPRRCSHECEKYCPRVRTGDETIVFPEGGGKPLISEELCVGCGICINRCPFDAIMIIGLPEELTAPTHRYGPNAFALYGLPVPQAGRVTGILGPNGIGKSTAVQILSGTLVPNFGEGTGNWEKVLQHYSGTALYDYFSEVIDGNIKVSQKPQYVDMIPKAFKGKTSELLDKTDERGVLSELIERLGLTPVIDRNITELSGGELQRVAIAACAARDADFYFFDEISPYLDIYQRINSAQLIQEISKDKAVLVVEHDLAILDMLADVVHVAYGQPGAYGVITYPKGVRIGINQYLKGYLPEENVRIRPEAIKFEVHPPRVETDIETLVDYEGFSKKYGNGFALESENGSLKQGEVLGIVGPNGIGKSTFVKILAGEINPDEGKLDLTITISYKPQYIKPDVTMPVQYFLRGISRKFDTSYFQSEVAKPLNLEPLYERNLTDLSGGELQRVAIAACLCRDADMYILDEPSAHLDVEQRSMTTKVIKRFAENSGKTAMVVDHDIYMIDMLSERLIVFEGEPAVYGKAHQPSSMQDGMNRFLANLHITFRRDEDTSRPRVNKPDSRLDREQKASGEYYYHNIE; this is encoded by the coding sequence ATGCGAATAGCCATATTGAACAAGGACAGGTGCCAGCCAAGGCGCTGCAGCCATGAATGTGAAAAATATTGTCCCAGGGTGAGGACAGGGGACGAGACCATAGTTTTCCCGGAGGGTGGCGGAAAGCCCCTCATCTCCGAAGAGCTCTGCGTGGGATGCGGTATCTGCATCAACAGGTGCCCTTTTGACGCTATAATGATCATAGGCCTGCCGGAAGAACTCACTGCGCCCACACACAGGTACGGGCCTAACGCCTTTGCACTCTATGGACTCCCGGTTCCGCAGGCCGGCAGGGTGACAGGTATCCTGGGACCCAACGGTATAGGAAAAAGTACTGCAGTGCAGATACTCTCCGGAACCCTTGTGCCCAATTTCGGCGAAGGAACCGGGAACTGGGAAAAAGTGCTGCAGCATTATTCAGGCACAGCCCTGTATGATTATTTCAGTGAGGTCATCGACGGTAATATCAAGGTGTCGCAGAAGCCGCAATACGTGGACATGATACCCAAGGCCTTCAAAGGCAAGACCAGCGAGCTGCTTGACAAGACCGACGAGCGTGGCGTGCTCAGCGAGCTTATTGAGAGGCTTGGTCTCACTCCTGTTATCGACAGGAACATCACCGAGCTCAGTGGCGGCGAGCTCCAGAGGGTCGCGATCGCGGCCTGTGCTGCAAGGGATGCAGATTTCTATTTCTTTGACGAGATAAGTCCCTACCTTGACATCTACCAGCGCATCAATTCGGCCCAGCTCATCCAGGAGATATCCAAAGACAAAGCAGTGCTCGTGGTGGAGCATGACCTGGCCATCCTTGATATGCTGGCGGATGTGGTGCATGTGGCATACGGCCAGCCCGGGGCCTACGGTGTAATCACCTACCCCAAGGGTGTGCGTATCGGGATAAACCAGTATCTTAAGGGTTATCTCCCGGAGGAGAATGTGCGTATCAGGCCCGAGGCCATTAAGTTCGAGGTACATCCCCCTCGTGTGGAGACTGACATCGAGACACTTGTGGATTACGAAGGCTTTTCCAAGAAATACGGTAATGGCTTCGCCCTTGAAAGTGAAAATGGTTCCCTTAAGCAGGGCGAAGTGCTCGGGATCGTCGGACCCAACGGTATCGGTAAATCCACCTTCGTGAAGATCCTGGCCGGGGAGATCAATCCTGACGAGGGCAAGCTTGACCTGACCATCACCATCTCCTACAAGCCGCAGTACATTAAGCCTGATGTCACGATGCCTGTGCAGTATTTCCTGCGGGGCATATCCCGCAAGTTCGATACAAGCTACTTCCAGTCAGAGGTCGCCAAGCCGCTGAACCTTGAGCCATTATATGAGCGCAACCTCACGGACCTCAGTGGAGGAGAGCTCCAGAGGGTTGCCATAGCAGCCTGCCTGTGCAGGGACGCGGATATGTACATCCTTGACGAGCCCAGCGCCCACCTGGACGTGGAGCAGCGTTCCATGACCACCAAGGTCATCAAGAGATTTGCCGAGAACAGCGGCAAGACCGCCATGGTGGTGGACCACGACATCTACATGATAGACATGCTGAGCGAGCGCCTCATTGTCTTTGAAGGTGAGCCTGCGGTCTATGGTAAGGCACACCAGCCCTCCAGCATGCAGGATGGTATGAACAGGTTCCTGGCCAATCTCCATATCACGTTCAGGCGTGACGAGGATACCTCCCGTCCCAGGGTCAACAAGCCCGACTCAAGGCTTGACAGGGAGCAGAAGGCCAGCGGGGAGTACTACTACCACAACATAGAGTAG
- a CDS encoding ferritin family protein: MLSKIPVDLSRVDKKDLDLEILRAAIIAEFDAISLYEQMAGLTDNEEVKRVLMDVAHEEKTHVGEFQTLLLRADEEQKQELKAGEKEVDEELSKKD; the protein is encoded by the coding sequence ATGTTGTCAAAGATACCTGTGGATTTGTCCAGAGTCGATAAGAAGGACCTGGACCTGGAAATACTGAGAGCGGCCATCATTGCTGAATTCGATGCCATCAGCCTCTATGAGCAGATGGCAGGCCTTACTGACAATGAGGAGGTCAAAAGGGTACTTATGGACGTGGCTCATGAAGAGAAGACCCATGTGGGAGAGTTCCAGACCCTGCTGTTGAGGGCTGATGAGGAGCAGAAGCAGGAGCTCAAGGCCGGGGAGAAGGAAGTTGACGAGGAACTGTCAAAAAAGGACTGA
- a CDS encoding demethoxyubiquinone hydroxylase family protein translates to MLSEIPVNLQAVKKKDLDKEIMRAAMIAELDAVNLYESMAALTDNEDLAAILHDVAREEKVHVAMFQTVLMEVDREYMKVMADYALGKGRV, encoded by the coding sequence ATGCTATCGGAGATACCGGTGAACCTGCAGGCAGTGAAGAAAAAGGACCTGGATAAGGAGATAATGAGGGCTGCCATGATAGCCGAGCTGGATGCCGTCAACCTGTACGAGTCAATGGCCGCACTTACCGACAACGAAGATCTTGCCGCCATCCTGCACGACGTAGCCAGGGAAGAGAAGGTCCATGTTGCCATGTTCCAGACAGTGCTCATGGAAGTTGACAGGGAATACATGAAGGTCATGGCAGATTACGCTCTCGGGAAAGGGAGGGTCTGA